In the genome of Neoarius graeffei isolate fNeoGra1 chromosome 27, fNeoGra1.pri, whole genome shotgun sequence, one region contains:
- the spi1b gene encoding transcription factor PU.1b isoform X1, which yields MLSSYRMEGYIIPPKKTWTGWMSQAPSEFKDYWALVNKDPTEDMIYEPDLYRPQMEYQYIIDGEGQSDHTWEYNTHHVHPGDFENLTESHFTELQSVQQVHPSSVHRFTDVDPNHFLETNLTGHHLALPPAQVACLPRPSVYYQHSVQPSPLLRSSDDDDPGSRSPPLEVSDEECMRDHISSTTGVEHGNKKKIRLYQFLLDLLRNGDMKDSIWWVDKEKGTFQFSSKHKEVLAHRWGVQKGNRKKMTYQKMARALRNYGKTGEVKKIKKKLTYQFSGDVLGKSHMERKLYM from the exons ATGTTGTCTTCATACAGAATGGAGGGGTACATCATCCCACCT AAAAAAACCTGGACTGGCTGGATGTCCCAGGCACCATCTGAATTTAAAGATTACTGGGCACTTGTAAATAAAGAT CCAACAGAAGATATGATCTATGAACCTGATCTCTATCGACCACAGATGGAATATCAATACATCATAGATGGAGAAGGCCAGAGTG ATCATACTTGGGAGTACAATACCCATCATGTTCACCCTGGGGACTTTGAGAATTTGACAGAGAGTCACTTCACGGAGCTCCAGAGTGTGCAGCAGGTTCATCCGTCCAGTGTGCATCGCTTTACTGACGTAGATCCTAACCATTTTCTGGAAACCAATCTGACTGGACACCATCTGGCACTGCCTCCTGCACAG GTGGCTTGTTTGCCCCGACCGTCTGTGTATTACCAACATAGCGTTCAGCCCTCACCTCTCCTACGCAGCTCGGATGATGATGACCCCGGCAGCCGCAGCCCCCCTCTGGAAGTGTCTGACGAGGAGTGTATGAGGGACCATATCAGCTCTACCACTGGGGTAGAACATG GAAACAAGAAGAAGATTCGTCTGTATCAGTTCCTACTGGACCTTTTGCGAAACGGGGACATGAAGGACAGCATCTGGTGGGTGGACAAAGAAAAGGGAACTTTCcagttctcctccaaacacaaagaGGTTCTGGCACATCGCTGGGGAGTGCAGAAAGGCAATCGCAAGAAGATGACCTACCAGAAAATGGCCAGGGCATTGAGAAACTACGGCAAGACCGGAGAGGTCAAAAAGATCAAGAAGAAGCTCACATACCAGTTCAGCGGTGATGTGCTGGGAAAGAGCCACATGGAAAGGAAGCTGTACATGTAA
- the spi1b gene encoding transcription factor PU.1b isoform X2: MLSSYRMEGYIIPPPTEDMIYEPDLYRPQMEYQYIIDGEGQSDHTWEYNTHHVHPGDFENLTESHFTELQSVQQVHPSSVHRFTDVDPNHFLETNLTGHHLALPPAQVACLPRPSVYYQHSVQPSPLLRSSDDDDPGSRSPPLEVSDEECMRDHISSTTGVEHGNKKKIRLYQFLLDLLRNGDMKDSIWWVDKEKGTFQFSSKHKEVLAHRWGVQKGNRKKMTYQKMARALRNYGKTGEVKKIKKKLTYQFSGDVLGKSHMERKLYM, translated from the exons ATGTTGTCTTCATACAGAATGGAGGGGTACATCATCCCACCT CCAACAGAAGATATGATCTATGAACCTGATCTCTATCGACCACAGATGGAATATCAATACATCATAGATGGAGAAGGCCAGAGTG ATCATACTTGGGAGTACAATACCCATCATGTTCACCCTGGGGACTTTGAGAATTTGACAGAGAGTCACTTCACGGAGCTCCAGAGTGTGCAGCAGGTTCATCCGTCCAGTGTGCATCGCTTTACTGACGTAGATCCTAACCATTTTCTGGAAACCAATCTGACTGGACACCATCTGGCACTGCCTCCTGCACAG GTGGCTTGTTTGCCCCGACCGTCTGTGTATTACCAACATAGCGTTCAGCCCTCACCTCTCCTACGCAGCTCGGATGATGATGACCCCGGCAGCCGCAGCCCCCCTCTGGAAGTGTCTGACGAGGAGTGTATGAGGGACCATATCAGCTCTACCACTGGGGTAGAACATG GAAACAAGAAGAAGATTCGTCTGTATCAGTTCCTACTGGACCTTTTGCGAAACGGGGACATGAAGGACAGCATCTGGTGGGTGGACAAAGAAAAGGGAACTTTCcagttctcctccaaacacaaagaGGTTCTGGCACATCGCTGGGGAGTGCAGAAAGGCAATCGCAAGAAGATGACCTACCAGAAAATGGCCAGGGCATTGAGAAACTACGGCAAGACCGGAGAGGTCAAAAAGATCAAGAAGAAGCTCACATACCAGTTCAGCGGTGATGTGCTGGGAAAGAGCCACATGGAAAGGAAGCTGTACATGTAA